A region of Streptomyces halobius DNA encodes the following proteins:
- the pyrF gene encoding orotidine-5'-phosphate decarboxylase: protein MTQDPFGARLRHAMDTRGPLCVGIDPHASLLADWGLNDDVAGLARFTRTVVEALGEQVAVFKPQSAFFERFGSQGLAVLETALAEAREAGALILMDAKRGDIGSTMGAYADTYLNPRSPLFSDAVTLSPYLGFGSLRPALDAAVLNGCGVFVLALTSNPEGQEVQRAVRADGASVAAAMLRHLAAENAGAEPLGSFGAVVGATLGDLSAFDLAVNGPLLAPGIGAQGATPADLPTVFGDAVRNVVPSVSRGVLRHGPDAAALRAAAARFADEVRTAVGTAGA, encoded by the coding sequence ATGACCCAGGATCCCTTCGGCGCCCGGCTGCGCCACGCCATGGACACCCGCGGCCCGCTCTGCGTCGGCATCGACCCGCACGCCTCGCTGCTGGCGGACTGGGGCCTGAACGACGATGTCGCGGGCCTGGCCCGCTTCACCCGCACCGTCGTGGAGGCGCTCGGTGAGCAGGTCGCGGTCTTCAAGCCGCAGTCCGCGTTCTTCGAGCGCTTCGGGTCCCAGGGCCTGGCCGTTCTGGAGACCGCCCTGGCCGAGGCCCGCGAGGCCGGCGCGCTGATCCTCATGGACGCCAAGCGCGGCGACATCGGCTCCACCATGGGCGCGTACGCCGACACCTACCTCAACCCGCGCAGCCCGCTGTTCTCCGACGCCGTCACCCTCAGCCCGTACCTGGGCTTCGGGTCGCTGCGTCCGGCGCTCGACGCGGCCGTGCTCAACGGCTGCGGCGTCTTCGTCCTCGCCCTCACCTCCAACCCGGAGGGCCAGGAGGTCCAGCGCGCCGTACGCGCCGACGGTGCGAGCGTGGCCGCGGCAATGCTCCGGCACCTGGCGGCCGAGAACGCCGGCGCCGAGCCGCTGGGCTCCTTCGGCGCGGTCGTCGGCGCCACGCTCGGCGATCTCTCCGCGTTCGATCTGGCGGTCAACGGCCCGCTGCTCGCGCCCGGCATCGGTGCGCAGGGCGCCACCCCCGCCGATCTGCCCACCGTCTTCGGGGACGCGGTCCGCAATGTGGTGCCGAGCGTCAGCCGGGGCGTGCTGCGGCACGGCCCGGACGCCGCAGCTCTGCGCGCCGCGGCGGCCCGTTTCGCCGACGAAGTGCGGACGGCGGTCGGGACGGCGGGAGCCTGA
- a CDS encoding integration host factor: MALPPLTPEQRAAALEKAAAARRERAEVKNRLKHSGASLHEVIEQGQKNDVIGKMKVSALLESLPGVGKVRAKQIMDRLGISESRRVRGLGSNQIAALEREFGSTGS, from the coding sequence GTGGCTCTTCCGCCCCTTACCCCTGAACAGCGCGCTGCCGCGCTAGAAAAGGCCGCCGCGGCTCGCCGGGAGCGCGCCGAGGTCAAGAATCGGCTCAAGCACTCCGGCGCCTCCCTGCACGAGGTGATCGAGCAAGGCCAGAAGAACGATGTCATCGGCAAGATGAAGGTCTCCGCCCTCCTGGAGTCCCTGCCCGGCGTCGGGAAGGTCCGCGCCAAGCAGATCATGGATCGCCTCGGGATCTCCGAGAGCCGTCGGGTACGGGGTCTCGGCTCCAACCAGATCGCGGCACTGGAGAGGGAGTTCGGCAGCACCGGTTCCTGA
- the gmk gene encoding guanylate kinase, which produces MAATSRGTSPAPPDVRPRLTVLSGPSGVGKSTVVAHLRKVHPEVWLSVSATTRKPRPGERHGVQYFFVEDEEFDKLIANGELLEWAEFAGNRYGTPRKAVLDRLEAGEPVLLEIDLQGARQVRESMKDAYLVFLAPPSWDELVRRLTGRGTEAPEVIERRLATATVELAAETEFDVTLVNTSVEDVSRELLALMLRRPGDQDISG; this is translated from the coding sequence ATGGCTGCAACATCCCGGGGGACGTCCCCCGCGCCCCCGGACGTCCGTCCGCGACTGACCGTGCTCTCCGGCCCCTCGGGGGTCGGCAAGAGCACGGTTGTCGCACATCTGCGCAAGGTCCACCCCGAGGTCTGGCTCTCGGTGTCGGCCACCACCCGCAAGCCGCGTCCCGGGGAGCGGCACGGCGTCCAGTACTTCTTCGTCGAGGACGAGGAATTCGACAAGCTCATCGCCAACGGCGAATTGCTGGAGTGGGCCGAATTCGCGGGCAACCGCTACGGCACCCCCCGGAAGGCCGTCCTGGACCGCCTGGAGGCGGGAGAGCCGGTCCTGCTGGAGATCGATCTGCAGGGGGCCCGTCAGGTCCGCGAGTCCATGAAGGACGCCTATCTGGTCTTCCTGGCCCCGCCGAGCTGGGACGAGCTGGTCCGCCGGCTCACCGGGCGGGGCACCGAGGCCCCCGAGGTCATCGAGCGACGGCTGGCGACCGCCACGGTCGAACTGGCCGCGGAGACGGAGTTCGATGTGACGCTTGTCAACACCTCCGTCGAGGACGTCAGCCGTGAGCTGCTAGCCTTGATGCTGCGTCGACCTGGGGACCAGGACATCAGCGGTTGA
- the rpoZ gene encoding DNA-directed RNA polymerase subunit omega, whose protein sequence is MSSSITAPEGIINPPIDELLEATDSKYSLVIYAAKRARQINAYYSQLGEGLLEYVGPLVDTHVHEKPLSIALREINAGLLTSEAIEGPAQ, encoded by the coding sequence GTGTCCTCTTCCATCACCGCACCCGAGGGCATCATCAACCCGCCCATTGATGAGCTTCTCGAAGCAACCGACTCGAAGTACAGCCTCGTGATCTACGCCGCCAAGCGCGCGCGCCAGATCAACGCGTACTACTCGCAGCTCGGCGAGGGCCTGCTCGAATACGTCGGCCCGCTCGTCGACACGCACGTCCACGAGAAGCCCCTGTCGATCGCGCTCCGCGAGATCAACGCGGGTCTGCTGACCTCCGAGGCCATCGAGGGCCCGGCCCAGTAG
- the coaBC gene encoding bifunctional phosphopantothenoylcysteine decarboxylase/phosphopantothenate--cysteine ligase CoaBC: MDRPKVVLGVSGGIAAYKACELLRRLTETGHDVRVVPTAAALHFVGEATWSALSGHPAATEVWESVHEVPHVRIGQSADLVVVAPATADLLGKAAHGLADDLLTNTLLTARCPVIFAPAMHTEMWEHPATQENVATLRRRGAIVVEPAVGRLTGVDTGKGRFPDPAEIFELCRRVLRRSGRSRGAEAALAQDLTGRHVVVTAGGTREPLDPVRYLGNRSSGKQGYALAATAAARGARVTLIAGNTALPEPVGVDVVRVGTAAQLREAVLKAAADADAVVMAAAVADFRPAVYATGKIKKREGQEPDPVTLVRNPDILAELSAERARPGQLVVGFAAETDDVLANGRAKLARKGCDLLVVNEVGEHKAFGSAENEAVILATDGTETPVPYGPKEDLAETVWDLVVPRLPEHRP, translated from the coding sequence ATGGACAGGCCCAAGGTCGTGCTGGGCGTCAGTGGCGGGATCGCCGCGTACAAGGCGTGCGAGCTGCTGCGGCGGCTCACCGAGACCGGGCATGACGTACGGGTGGTGCCGACCGCCGCGGCGCTGCACTTCGTCGGCGAGGCCACCTGGTCGGCGCTGTCCGGCCACCCCGCCGCCACCGAGGTCTGGGAATCCGTCCACGAGGTCCCGCACGTCCGCATCGGCCAGTCCGCCGACCTCGTCGTGGTCGCCCCCGCCACCGCCGACCTGCTCGGCAAGGCGGCCCACGGCCTCGCCGACGACCTGCTGACCAACACCCTGCTCACCGCCCGCTGTCCGGTGATCTTCGCGCCCGCGATGCACACCGAGATGTGGGAGCACCCCGCCACCCAGGAGAACGTCGCCACCCTGCGCCGCCGTGGCGCGATCGTCGTCGAGCCCGCGGTCGGCCGCCTGACCGGTGTCGACACCGGCAAGGGCCGCTTCCCCGACCCGGCCGAGATCTTCGAACTGTGCCGCCGCGTGCTGCGGAGAAGCGGCCGGTCCCGCGGTGCGGAAGCCGCCCTGGCCCAGGACCTCACCGGCCGCCATGTCGTGGTCACCGCCGGCGGCACCCGCGAGCCGCTGGACCCGGTGCGCTACCTGGGCAACCGCTCCTCCGGCAAGCAGGGCTACGCGCTCGCCGCCACCGCCGCCGCGCGCGGCGCCCGGGTCACCCTGATCGCCGGCAACACCGCGCTGCCCGAGCCGGTCGGAGTGGACGTGGTCCGCGTCGGTACCGCCGCCCAGCTGCGGGAGGCCGTCCTGAAGGCCGCCGCGGACGCCGACGCGGTGGTCATGGCCGCTGCCGTGGCCGATTTCCGACCGGCCGTCTACGCCACCGGCAAGATCAAGAAGCGGGAGGGGCAGGAGCCGGATCCAGTCACCTTGGTCCGAAATCCGGACATCCTCGCCGAGCTGTCCGCCGAGCGCGCCCGCCCCGGCCAGCTGGTGGTCGGCTTCGCCGCCGAGACCGACGACGTCCTCGCCAACGGGCGCGCCAAGCTCGCCCGCAAGGGCTGTGACCTGCTGGTCGTCAACGAGGTCGGGGAACACAAGGCGTTCGGCTCGGCCGAGAACGAAGCGGTGATCCTCGCCACGGACGGCACCGAGACCCCGGTCCCGTACGGACCCAAGGAAGACCTGGCCGAAACGGTGTGGGACCTCGTCGTCCCCCGCCTCCCGGAGCACCGCCCCTGA
- the metK gene encoding methionine adenosyltransferase — protein sequence MSRRLFTSESVTEGHPDKIADQISDTILDALLKEDPASRVAVETLITTGLVHVAGEVTTKAYADIPNLVRNKILDIGYDSSKKGFDGASCGVSVSIGAQSPDIAQGVDTAHEYRVEGDDDELDRQGAGDQGLMFGYACDETPELMPLPINLAHRLSRRLSEVRKNGTIPYLRPDGKTQVTIEYDGLKAVRLDTVVVSSQHASDIDLDSLLAPDIREFVVEHVLNQLVEDGIKLDTDGYRLLVNPTGRFEIGGPMGDAGLTGRKIIIDTYGGMARHGGGAFSGKDPSKVDRSAAYAMRWVAKNVVAAGLAARCEVQVAYAIGKAEPVGLFVETFGTATVDTDKIEQAIGEVFDLRPAAIIRDLDLLRPIYAETAAYGHFGRELEDFTWERTDRVEALKKAAGL from the coding sequence GTGTCCCGCCGCCTGTTCACCTCGGAGTCCGTGACCGAGGGCCACCCCGACAAGATCGCTGACCAGATCAGCGACACCATCCTCGACGCGCTCCTGAAGGAGGACCCGGCGTCCCGGGTCGCCGTCGAGACGCTGATCACCACCGGCCTGGTCCATGTGGCCGGCGAGGTGACGACCAAGGCGTACGCCGATATCCCCAACCTGGTCCGCAACAAGATCCTGGACATCGGCTACGACTCGTCCAAGAAGGGCTTCGACGGCGCTTCCTGTGGCGTTTCGGTCTCCATCGGTGCACAGTCCCCGGACATCGCCCAGGGTGTGGACACCGCGCACGAGTACCGTGTCGAGGGCGATGACGACGAGCTGGACCGGCAGGGCGCGGGTGACCAGGGCCTGATGTTCGGCTACGCGTGCGATGAGACGCCGGAGCTGATGCCGCTGCCGATCAACCTCGCGCACCGGCTCTCCCGCCGTCTGTCCGAGGTCCGCAAGAACGGGACGATCCCGTACCTGCGTCCGGACGGCAAGACACAGGTCACCATCGAGTACGACGGGCTCAAGGCGGTGCGCCTGGACACCGTCGTGGTCTCCTCGCAGCATGCCTCGGACATCGATCTGGATTCGCTGCTGGCGCCGGACATCAGGGAGTTCGTGGTCGAGCACGTCCTCAACCAGCTGGTGGAGGACGGGATCAAGCTGGACACCGATGGTTACCGGCTGCTGGTGAACCCGACGGGCCGGTTCGAGATCGGCGGTCCGATGGGGGACGCGGGGCTGACCGGACGCAAGATCATCATCGACACGTACGGCGGGATGGCCCGGCACGGTGGTGGTGCGTTCTCGGGCAAGGACCCGTCCAAGGTGGACCGCTCGGCCGCCTACGCCATGCGCTGGGTCGCCAAGAACGTCGTCGCGGCGGGCCTGGCGGCCCGCTGCGAGGTCCAGGTCGCCTACGCGATCGGCAAGGCCGAGCCGGTGGGCCTGTTCGTGGAGACCTTCGGCACCGCCACCGTCGACACCGACAAGATCGAGCAGGCCATCGGTGAGGTCTTCGACCTGCGCCCGGCCGCGATCATCCGCGACCTCGACCTGCTCCGCCCGATCTACGCCGAGACCGCCGCGTACGGCCACTTCGGCCGTGAGCTGGAGGACTTCACCTGGGAGCGCACGGACCGCGTCGAGGCCCTGAAGAAGGCCGCGGGGCTGTAA
- a CDS encoding primosomal protein N', producing MSSENGRDPGERGEQLALIRETVRKAKAPRAKPRTWRGAALAGELPVARVLVDKGPVHLDKLWDYAVPAEMDAEARPGVRVRVRFGAGTGKVREGRREGGGLLDGYIVERIAESDYRGPLAALAQVVSPEPVLSPPLLALCRAVAERYAGSLADVLQLAIPPRNAKAEAERFPAPPPPPAVPALASWTRYPEGPAFLEALAKGGAPRAVWTALPGPHWPWELAAAVAAALASGRGALVVMPDGRSAARVDAALTELVGSGLHTVLVADSGPEERYRRWLAIRRGAVRAVVGTRAAMYAPVADLGLVALWDDGNSSHSDTNAPHPHARDVLLLRAVHEKAACLLGDLGRTVEAAQLVENGWARPLEATREQVRAAAPLIRTVDEVEAARDEAARAARLPSLAWQTARAGLQRGPVLVQVPRRGYVPRLACERCREPARCRHCAGPLEARSNDSALCCGWCGQQAPDWRCVDCGSTRLRARIVGARRTAEELGLAFPGVPVRTSGRDHILDTVPARPALVVSTPGAEPVADGGYTAALLLDGWALLGRPDLRAGEEALRRWLGAASLVRGQEEGGTVAVIAEPTLRPVQALVRWDPAGHAVRELAERAELGFPPVSRMASVTGRIEDVGALLGAAELPEGAEVLGPVPIPVPDPGRPRRPGDPPPGEEWQRALVRVRPGQGAALAAALKAAHAARLVRREGEQVRVRIDPPDLG from the coding sequence GTGAGCAGTGAGAACGGGCGGGATCCGGGGGAGCGGGGCGAGCAGCTGGCGCTGATCCGGGAGACCGTGCGGAAGGCGAAGGCGCCACGGGCCAAGCCGCGTACGTGGCGGGGGGCGGCGCTGGCCGGGGAGCTGCCGGTGGCGCGGGTGCTGGTGGACAAGGGCCCGGTGCACCTCGACAAGCTGTGGGATTACGCCGTGCCCGCGGAGATGGACGCCGAGGCGCGGCCCGGAGTGCGGGTGCGGGTGCGGTTCGGGGCGGGCACCGGCAAGGTGCGCGAGGGCCGGCGCGAGGGCGGGGGACTGCTCGACGGGTACATCGTGGAGCGCATCGCCGAGTCCGACTACCGCGGCCCGCTGGCGGCGCTCGCGCAGGTCGTCTCGCCGGAGCCGGTGCTCAGCCCGCCGCTGCTGGCGCTGTGCCGGGCGGTCGCCGAGCGCTACGCCGGTTCGCTCGCCGATGTGCTGCAGCTGGCGATTCCGCCGCGCAACGCGAAGGCCGAGGCGGAGCGGTTCCCGGCGCCGCCGCCACCGCCCGCGGTCCCGGCTCTGGCGAGCTGGACGCGCTATCCGGAGGGGCCCGCGTTCCTGGAGGCGCTGGCGAAGGGGGGAGCGCCGCGCGCCGTGTGGACCGCGCTCCCGGGGCCGCACTGGCCATGGGAGCTGGCCGCCGCGGTGGCGGCGGCCCTGGCGTCCGGGCGGGGCGCCCTGGTCGTGATGCCGGACGGCCGGTCGGCGGCCCGGGTGGACGCGGCCTTGACCGAGCTGGTGGGCTCCGGCCTGCACACGGTGCTGGTGGCGGACTCCGGGCCCGAGGAGCGCTACCGCCGCTGGCTGGCGATACGCCGGGGCGCGGTGCGGGCCGTCGTGGGCACCCGCGCCGCCATGTACGCCCCGGTGGCGGATCTGGGGCTGGTAGCCCTCTGGGACGACGGAAACTCCAGCCACAGCGACACCAACGCCCCCCACCCGCACGCCCGTGACGTCCTCCTGCTCCGGGCCGTGCACGAGAAGGCGGCCTGCCTGCTCGGCGATCTGGGGCGCACGGTCGAGGCCGCCCAGCTCGTGGAGAACGGGTGGGCGCGGCCCCTGGAGGCCACGCGCGAACAGGTGCGCGCTGCCGCGCCGTTGATCCGTACGGTCGACGAGGTGGAGGCCGCCCGCGACGAGGCGGCGCGCGCCGCCCGGCTGCCCTCGCTCGCCTGGCAGACGGCGCGCGCGGGGCTGCAACGGGGGCCGGTGCTGGTGCAGGTCCCGCGCCGCGGTTACGTACCGCGGCTGGCCTGCGAGCGGTGCCGCGAGCCCGCGCGGTGCCGGCACTGCGCCGGGCCCCTGGAGGCACGGAGCAACGACAGCGCGCTGTGCTGCGGTTGGTGCGGACAGCAGGCACCGGACTGGCGCTGCGTGGACTGCGGGAGCACCCGGCTGCGGGCCCGGATCGTCGGCGCGCGGCGCACGGCGGAGGAGCTCGGGCTGGCTTTCCCAGGGGTGCCCGTGCGCACCTCCGGCCGCGATCACATCCTTGACACCGTCCCCGCCCGGCCCGCCCTCGTCGTCTCCACGCCCGGCGCCGAACCGGTCGCGGACGGCGGCTACACGGCCGCGCTGCTGCTCGACGGCTGGGCGCTGCTGGGGCGGCCGGATCTGCGGGCGGGGGAGGAGGCGCTGCGCCGTTGGCTGGGTGCCGCCTCGTTGGTCCGTGGCCAGGAGGAGGGCGGTACGGTCGCGGTGATCGCGGAGCCGACGCTGCGGCCCGTTCAGGCGCTGGTGCGCTGGGATCCGGCCGGTCACGCGGTCCGGGAGCTGGCCGAGCGGGCCGAGCTGGGATTTCCCCCGGTGTCCCGGATGGCCTCGGTCACCGGCCGGATCGAGGATGTCGGCGCACTGCTCGGGGCTGCCGAACTCCCCGAGGGTGCCGAGGTGTTGGGGCCGGTTCCGATACCCGTGCCGGATCCCGGGCGCCCCCGGAGGCCGGGCGACCCTCCGCCGGGCGAGGAGTGGCAGCGTGCGCTCGTACGGGTCCGGCCCGGTCAGGGCGCGGCGCTCGCCGCGGCGCTCAAGGCCGCGCATGCGGCACGGCTGGTCCGACGGGAGGGAGAGCAGGTCCGGGTGCGGATCGATCCGCCCGATCTCGGGTGA
- the fmt gene encoding methionyl-tRNA formyltransferase, giving the protein MRLVFAGTPEVAVPALDALIASDRHEVVAVVTRPDAPAGRGRKLVASPVAERAQEAGIEVLKPEKPRDENFLARLREIAPDCCPVVAYGALLPKAALDIPAKGWVNLHFSLLPAWRGAAPVQHAVLAGDEVTGASTFRIEQGLDSGPVYGVLTERVRPTDTSGDLLTRLAFAGSGLLVATMDGIEDGTLKEVPQPAEGVTLAPKIEVEDAMADWTAPALRVDRLIRACAPAPGAWTLFRGERLKLMSATSAADRTEDLAPGELAVTKKAVYVGTGSHPMELVWVQPQGKKPMRGADWARGVRIEHGEKLGD; this is encoded by the coding sequence ATGAGGCTCGTCTTCGCCGGCACCCCCGAGGTCGCCGTCCCCGCCCTCGATGCCCTGATCGCTTCGGACCGGCACGAGGTGGTGGCCGTAGTGACCCGGCCCGACGCCCCCGCCGGCCGCGGCCGGAAGCTGGTCGCCAGCCCCGTCGCGGAGCGCGCGCAGGAAGCCGGCATCGAGGTGCTCAAGCCCGAGAAGCCGCGGGACGAGAACTTCCTGGCGCGGCTGCGGGAGATCGCGCCGGACTGCTGCCCGGTGGTCGCCTACGGCGCGCTGCTGCCGAAGGCCGCCCTCGACATCCCCGCCAAGGGGTGGGTCAATCTGCACTTCTCGCTGCTGCCCGCATGGCGCGGCGCGGCGCCCGTCCAGCACGCGGTGCTCGCGGGCGACGAGGTGACCGGTGCCTCGACCTTCCGGATCGAGCAGGGGCTGGACTCCGGCCCGGTCTACGGCGTGCTGACCGAGCGGGTCCGGCCCACCGACACCAGCGGCGATCTGCTCACCCGGCTGGCGTTCGCCGGTTCCGGGCTGCTCGTCGCGACGATGGACGGCATCGAGGACGGCACCCTCAAGGAGGTCCCGCAGCCGGCGGAGGGCGTCACCCTCGCGCCGAAGATCGAGGTCGAGGACGCCATGGCGGACTGGACGGCGCCGGCGTTGCGGGTGGACCGGCTGATCCGCGCCTGCGCGCCCGCGCCCGGTGCCTGGACGCTCTTCCGCGGTGAGCGCCTCAAGCTGATGTCCGCCACCTCCGCCGCGGACCGTACCGAAGACCTCGCGCCCGGCGAACTGGCCGTCACCAAGAAGGCGGTGTACGTCGGCACCGGCAGCCACCCGATGGAACTCGTCTGGGTCCAGCCGCAGGGCAAGAAGCCGATGCGGGGCGCCGACTGGGCGCGCGGCGTCCGCATCGAGCACGGCGAGAAGCTGGGCGACTAG
- a CDS encoding RsmB/NOP family class I SAM-dependent RNA methyltransferase, whose translation MSQQPRRRPRKSYRRPQKDPVRTLAFEALRAVDERDAYANLVLPPLLRKARAGGDFDSRDAALATELVYGSLRWQGTYDAIVARCVDRPLSEVDPPVLDVLTLGAHQLLGTRIPTHAAVSSSVELARVVLGDGRAKFVNAVLRKVAAHDLDGWLAAVTPDYDDDPEEHLGIVHAHPRWIVSALWDALGGGRAGIEDLLEADNERPEVTLVARPGRATTEELLEAVGEDGALPGRWSPYAVRLAEGGEPGALDAVREGRAGVQDEGSQLVALALANAPVEGPDRVWLDGCAGPGGKAALLGALAAQRGAALLASEKQPHRARLVARALDGNPGPYQVIAADGTRPAWRTGAFDRVLVDVPCTGLGALRRRPEARWRRRPEDLDGFAPLQRELLRRALAAARTGGVVGYATCSPHPAETRAVVDDVLKGRGGPAVDAEWIDARPLLPGVPALGDGPDVQLWPHLHGTDAMYLALLRRTG comes from the coding sequence GTGAGTCAGCAGCCGCGTCGCCGTCCCCGCAAGTCCTACCGTCGCCCGCAGAAGGACCCGGTCAGGACCCTCGCGTTCGAGGCACTGCGGGCGGTGGACGAGCGGGACGCGTACGCGAATCTCGTGCTGCCGCCGTTGCTGCGCAAGGCGCGTGCGGGCGGCGACTTCGACAGCCGGGACGCGGCGCTGGCGACCGAGCTGGTCTACGGGTCGCTGCGGTGGCAGGGCACCTATGACGCCATCGTCGCCCGGTGTGTGGACCGGCCGCTGAGCGAGGTCGACCCGCCGGTCCTGGACGTGCTGACGCTCGGCGCGCACCAGTTGCTCGGCACCAGGATCCCGACGCATGCCGCGGTCAGTTCGAGCGTGGAGCTGGCCCGGGTCGTGCTGGGTGACGGGCGGGCCAAGTTCGTCAACGCGGTGCTGCGCAAGGTCGCGGCCCACGACCTGGACGGCTGGCTGGCGGCGGTCACCCCGGACTACGACGACGATCCCGAGGAGCACCTCGGCATCGTGCACGCGCACCCACGCTGGATCGTTTCGGCGCTGTGGGACGCCCTCGGCGGCGGCCGGGCCGGCATCGAGGACCTGCTGGAGGCGGACAACGAGCGGCCCGAGGTGACGCTGGTGGCGCGGCCGGGCCGGGCCACCACCGAGGAGCTGCTGGAGGCCGTCGGCGAGGACGGCGCACTGCCGGGCCGCTGGTCCCCGTACGCGGTCCGGCTCGCGGAGGGCGGTGAGCCCGGCGCGCTGGACGCGGTGCGGGAGGGCCGGGCCGGTGTCCAGGACGAGGGCAGCCAGCTGGTCGCGCTCGCGCTGGCGAACGCGCCCGTCGAGGGCCCCGACCGCGTCTGGCTCGACGGTTGCGCGGGCCCCGGCGGCAAGGCGGCCTTGCTGGGCGCGCTCGCGGCGCAGCGGGGCGCGGCCCTGCTGGCGTCGGAGAAGCAGCCGCACCGCGCGCGCCTGGTGGCGCGGGCACTGGACGGCAACCCCGGCCCGTACCAGGTCATCGCCGCCGACGGCACCCGGCCCGCCTGGCGGACCGGCGCCTTCGACCGCGTACTGGTCGATGTGCCCTGCACCGGCCTGGGCGCGTTGCGCCGGCGTCCCGAGGCGCGCTGGCGGCGCCGACCCGAGGACCTGGACGGATTCGCTCCGCTGCAGCGCGAGTTGCTCCGGCGGGCGCTGGCGGCCGCACGGACCGGCGGCGTCGTCGGCTATGCCACCTGCTCGCCGCACCCGGCCGAGACCCGTGCCGTGGTGGACGACGTCCTCAAGGGGCGCGGCGGCCCGGCGGTGGACGCGGAGTGGATCGACGCACGGCCGTTGCTGCCGGGCGTCCCCGCGCTCGGCGACGGGCCGGACGTCCAGCTGTGGCCGCATCTGCACGGCACGGACGCGATGTACCTGGCGCTGCTGCGGCGTACGGGCTGA
- the rpe gene encoding ribulose-phosphate 3-epimerase: MALINPSILSADFARLAEEARAVEGADWLHVDVMDNHFVPNLTLGLPVVESLRKATDTPLDLHLMIQDPDRWAPQYVEAGAGSVTFHAEAAAAPVRLAREIRALGARASMALKPATPIEPYEDLLPELDMLLIMTVEPGFGGQAFLDIMLPKIRRTRELISRHGLELWLQVDGGVSASTIERCAEAGADVFVAGSAVYGADDPAKAVRDLREKAEAAMANGWGCAH; the protein is encoded by the coding sequence ATGGCCTTGATCAACCCCAGCATCCTGTCCGCCGACTTCGCCCGCCTCGCCGAGGAGGCGAGGGCCGTCGAGGGCGCCGACTGGCTGCACGTCGACGTCATGGACAACCATTTCGTCCCGAACCTCACCCTCGGCCTGCCGGTCGTCGAATCGCTGCGCAAGGCGACGGACACCCCGCTGGATCTGCATCTGATGATCCAGGACCCGGACCGCTGGGCGCCGCAGTACGTCGAGGCCGGGGCCGGGTCGGTGACCTTCCACGCCGAGGCGGCGGCCGCGCCGGTGCGCCTCGCGCGGGAGATCCGGGCGCTGGGCGCGCGGGCGTCGATGGCGCTGAAGCCGGCCACGCCGATCGAGCCGTACGAGGACCTGCTGCCCGAGCTCGACATGCTGCTGATCATGACCGTGGAGCCCGGCTTCGGCGGCCAGGCGTTCCTCGACATCATGCTGCCCAAGATCCGCCGGACCCGGGAGCTGATCTCCCGGCACGGGCTGGAACTGTGGCTCCAGGTGGACGGCGGGGTCTCGGCGTCCACCATCGAGCGGTGCGCGGAGGCCGGCGCCGATGTGTTCGTCGCAGGCTCCGCGGTGTACGGCGCGGACGATCCGGCCAAGGCGGTACGGGATTTGCGCGAAAAGGCGGAAGCGGCCATGGCGAACGGTTGGGGCTGCGCACACTGA